CCCCTGCGGTACCTGGTCATCAAGGGTTCACCGCACCTGGGGCAGAGGGTTTGCCTGCCGGCACCCTTCTTGAGCTCGTAGCCGTTCTCCTTGGCATAGCACTGCTCGCAGACCATCTCGCCGCGGACCTTACGAAGCCCACCCCGGTGACTCTCAGCCTCCCTGCTGCATTTGAGAACGGTACCCGTGGTCACTTCTTTCTCCAGAACCTAGTAATATCCTCGATGAAACGCTCAATCCCGAGTATGGCGATTAGAGGGGCCATGACCAACTCCGCCCATAGAATCCAGGGGGTATTCTCATAAACGTAGCTGTAGGAGTGCAGCTTTATCTGGATGAAGTGCCAGGTAAAGAAGACTCCCATAGCGAACACTATACAGTCGGAGAGTATCTCCCTGGTTTCTCTCAGGAATTTCTTCATGCATCTAAGTAGTAGTGAACCACAGTAACGAGGTCACTATTCCCTCCGGGAATTCCCTCTCCCTCTTGCCCGTTCTGCCACTTAATTCTCAGACCAGTATCAAAAGGTACTGAGTCTTGCTCGAATATCCGGTACTGGGCTATTATCCAGGGAGCTGGACCAGCGATGCTCTTTATCGGGACACCCACCCAGTCGGTGCAGCCGTAGAATTGCCAACCGAAAGAGTTTAGGATGAGGTCCTCCATACCCGTAGCTTCCAGGCTGGGAGAGCTCTCGCCGTCAAGATACATACGGGTATTCCCCTCCATCCAATTGACATCATTGTCATTACTGACTCGCTGGTATATCGAGTGCAAAACACCCCTGCCTGCGATGTTAAGATACTCTTCCCATGCTAGAGGAGCCATATTTGCCGTGTGGCGCACAGCATACAGCCGGGTATACCGGTCAAGTGTGTGTGGAGGAGTGAGGGTTCGGTAAGCAATCTGGCTCCAGACAGCAACATCAGCGTCGACGTCGTTCTCCAGCACTATCTTGATACCGTTCGTGTAGGGAATGTCGATATACCGATAGCAACTCTGACCGACAAGACTATGCCCAACAAGTCGAGTCATGTAAGCAATGTACGGTACCCCAAAGAAGAAGTCCCAGGCAGGCATGTCGATAGTGGGAGCACCAGCACCATCATAGTATATCTTGAGAGTCATGTCCTGAACTGCACCTCTCGTAAGCCAGAGCTGCTTTATCGTTCCGGCTAAGGGTTTATTGAGTGGACCTGGAGCCTCAAAGAGAGTGAGTGTCTTTCCCCAGTTGTAGTTTATCCACATGCCAGGAGCATCGGCAGCCAAGGTTGTAATGTAGCCCCAGCAACGTTGCCCATCTAATACAAGCTTCACCCTGTACCAGACTTCCTTGGCGGCAGCGTAGTCGTCGCAAATGCGGGCCTGAAGGTTGCCGACTCCATGTATGCGGATAGCTGTAAAGTTGTCATGTAACCACATGAATTCGTAGAATGTACCTGGAGCCGTCTGGTAGAGTGATAGCCCCATCTCCCACAAACCAGCGCCAATTTCGGCCCAAATATCCCCCTCGATGATGTAGCGACCATCTGCCGGCGGGATATACTCCGTGCAGTAGAGGTTATTCCAGAAGTTACCAGCAGCCTGCTGCTCCACACAGCGACCTGAAGGGTGGATACCATCTGCCTTGACCTGCCAATCTGAACCTACCCCCCACTGTGCAAAGCCATCAGGTAGCGCATTCAGGGCATCGTCGGTAAAGTCATTCTGATACAAAACCGTTCCGTCATATTGGGATACCTTGAGATTGGCGACACGGTTCAAACCTGAGTACGAGACAAACCCCAGGTTACCTGCGTGAGCTACAGGTTCGGTATTCCGTTTGAGAGGCACACCGCCCACAGAGTCCCACCTGAGGGGGACTCCGGCAATCCTCTCTCTCAGGTTGATGTGCTCATTCTCAAGCAGGTCAAATCCGGAATGAGGCTGGTAGATTGTCATTCTTCTTTGTTCCCTTATACTACTATATTGTGTCCTTGTTCAGTATTAGTCCCGCCGTCGACGAAGGCAGCGGTGGTATTACCGAGGAGCTGATTCGAGGTGATGATATTCTTGTTGGATTGACCAGCCCCGGCCTCCACTATGTCAATCCCATTTACATTGCTGGTGCACCTTACCGCCGTGACGGTATTGTAGTCAGCGTTACCCGTGCCATCGCCCTCTATCCGCACCCCGTCTTCGAAGTCATGGGCCTCGCCACCAATGAGTTGGCAACCGGTACACCGCAGGAAGTATACGCCGTACGTCCCCGCCGTGTCTTGGCCATCGCATTGGGCAGGAGTTACGGTCACATTCGTGCAATCTTCGAGCACGATGCCGTGGCCGGCCGGGTCATAGAGACTGATATTACTTAGCTGTGAGTCTGAGCAGTTGTCAAGGTGAAGAGCGTGAGTGGTATTGGCCACCTTGCTAATCAAGGTGGTAATTCTCAAATATGTGCAGTCAGTAGCCTTGAAGTTTGAGAATCCCGCATTCCTACCACTGCCGCTCACTGTCACATTCACAAGTGAAGGACCACTACCACAATTCTCTAGCCTGATGGCCTCTTCGCCGTGAGAGATTGCGTAAACATCCTCGATATTCAAGTCGCTGACAGTATCGACATAGATACCAGCATCATTACGTGCTCCCGTGATTTTCCCACGCACGGTCATGGACTTAATGGTCACTGCCGTTACGCCATGAGCATAGATACAGTCAATATCGTCCGCTGCAGCCAAGATTTCCGTTACTCCAATACCGGAACCTTCGAGAGTGAAGCCACCAACGTCTATGTCAACCACAGCTGTGATGGTGAACGTCCCCGGGTGGAGGAAGATATACCTGCCGGTATCGATAGAGTGATTGATGTTCATACCGGGAACGCACTCATAGTGATTGGTAGATACCCGCCAGGTTACTACACCAACTGCCCCGCCACAAGCCATCAGGGTTCCACCAGTGATCCGTATCTCACCTGCAGCGTTGGTGCAGTTCACCGATTCGACATAGCAATCCTTGAAGGTGAACAGTCCGGTGCCGGCGTTGGTGACCGCATCTATATCATCTACACCCTCACAGGCTATAACCGTAGCCCCGGTGGCATTGGAGATGATATTACCCTGGGTCATATTACAGGACATCAGGTCGATGTCAT
Above is a window of Dehalococcoidales bacterium DNA encoding:
- a CDS encoding DUF2961 domain-containing protein; the protein is MTIYQPHSGFDLLENEHINLRERIAGVPLRWDSVGGVPLKRNTEPVAHAGNLGFVSYSGLNRVANLKVSQYDGTVLYQNDFTDDALNALPDGFAQWGVGSDWQVKADGIHPSGRCVEQQAAGNFWNNLYCTEYIPPADGRYIIEGDIWAEIGAGLWEMGLSLYQTAPGTFYEFMWLHDNFTAIRIHGVGNLQARICDDYAAAKEVWYRVKLVLDGQRCWGYITTLAADAPGMWINYNWGKTLTLFEAPGPLNKPLAGTIKQLWLTRGAVQDMTLKIYYDGAGAPTIDMPAWDFFFGVPYIAYMTRLVGHSLVGQSCYRYIDIPYTNGIKIVLENDVDADVAVWSQIAYRTLTPPHTLDRYTRLYAVRHTANMAPLAWEEYLNIAGRGVLHSIYQRVSNDNDVNWMEGNTRMYLDGESSPSLEATGMEDLILNSFGWQFYGCTDWVGVPIKSIAGPAPWIIAQYRIFEQDSVPFDTGLRIKWQNGQEGEGIPGGNSDLVTVVHYYLDA
- a CDS encoding right-handed parallel beta-helix repeat-containing protein; the encoded protein is MVMSTKTPQGVRLNPQNTLELSQGMLIQTAIDTADAHGGFWVILLYPSTTYDEGDLTTTGGALITIRGMDEHVMIAPAAAPATAVINITQTLYLENITVISPGAAIPAVLVNTVAGAPTITDCNIVGTGAGYSLQMTRGSVDVHRGSFSRDVHLSTLRCLLDCYFTTFHGNIITAAEPLDHDIDLMSCNMTQGNIISNATGATVIACEGVDDIDAVTNAGTGLFTFKDCYVESVNCTNAAGEIRITGGTLMACGGAVGVVTWRVSTNHYECVPGMNINHSIDTGRYIFLHPGTFTITAVVDIDVGGFTLEGSGIGVTEILAAADDIDCIYAHGVTAVTIKSMTVRGKITGARNDAGIYVDTVSDLNIEDVYAISHGEEAIRLENCGSGPSLVNVTVSGSGRNAGFSNFKATDCTYLRITTLISKVANTTHALHLDNCSDSQLSNISLYDPAGHGIVLEDCTNVTVTPAQCDGQDTAGTYGVYFLRCTGCQLIGGEAHDFEDGVRIEGDGTGNADYNTVTAVRCTSNVNGIDIVEAGAGQSNKNIITSNQLLGNTTAAFVDGGTNTEQGHNIVV